In Oryza brachyantha chromosome 1, ObraRS2, whole genome shotgun sequence, the following are encoded in one genomic region:
- the LOC102706798 gene encoding uncharacterized protein LOC102706798 — protein MVVQKMWLPVDLRLPSGPQAALEILAFEAAAAMSRLLSLHRSLLEQEVSRLRSDTMRSPGVSYLNSTDQAFLLRLACAELVVSLDAAAAAVARLGLRCGLDFGGVYTSLKAGEPDARLDPLVAKGLKVKARKMERLVASTARLCSEMEALDELEAAERKLAFRGWSRLSGPIPAQPVAPPPAGESPGADSFQQDLKTQRLKVKRLKEESLWNQSYEKAVGLMARAACAVFNRICTIFGAFVPGLPPPLPSTTTDSVQARLSKLLNPRAARAKASSGPITRRDGPSRVHPPVMSSSCPIIGLRPSGQKTTVDWRKLLDAPATTVGGAGLDQQYANVIVSAEQLLQMEAEGRQEEANAERAEMYEMLPAKLRAAVRSKLRDWWRDPGPLDAGLAQGWKDAVDRIMAWLGPMARDTVQWQAERNMDRTRRFDGGPRVYALQTLRWADKEKAEAALVEVLVALSCVCWYEERRRGSVRL, from the coding sequence ATGGTTGTGCAGAAGATGTGGTTGCCCGTCGATCTGCGGCTGCCGTCGGGGCCGCAGGCGGCGCTGGAGATCCTCGCgttcgaggcggcggcggcgatgtcgaGGCTGCTGTCGCTGCACAGGTCGCTGCTGGAGCAGGAGGTGTCGAGGCTGCGGTCCGACACGATGCGGTCGCCCGGCGTGTCGTACCTCAACTCCACGGACCAGGCGTTCCTCCTCAGGCTGGCCTGCGCCGAGCTGGTCGTGTCgctggacgcggcggcggccgccgtcgcgcggCTTGGGCTGAGGTGCGGGCTCGACTTCGGCGGGGTGTACACGAGCCTCAAGGCCGGCGAGCCGGATGCTCGGCTGGACCCGCTCGTCGCCAAGGGGCTCAAGGTGAAGGCCAGGAAGATGGAGCGGCTCGTCGCGTCCACGGCCAGGCTGTGCTCCGAAATGGAGGCGCTCGACGAGCTGGAGGCCGCCGAGCGGAAGCTCGCGTTCCGTGGGTGGAGTCGCCTGAGCGGGCCGATCCCGGCGCAGCCGGtggccccgccgcccgccggcgaaTCTCCCGGCGCCGACTCGTTCCAGCAGGACCTCAAAACGCAGCGGCTCAAGGTGAAGCGCCTCAAGGAGGAGTCCCTGTGGAACCAGAGCTACGAGAAGGCCGTCGGCCTCATGGCGCGCGCCGCCTGCGCCGTGTTCAACCGCATCTGCACCATCTTCGGCGCATTCGTTCCAGGCCTCCCGCCGCCACTGCCGTCGACCACCACCGACAGCGTCCAGGCCCGTCTGTCCAAGCTGCTCAACCcgcgggcggcgagggcgaagGCGTCGTCCGGACCGATCACGCGACGGGACGGGCCGTCCCGAGTCCATCCGCCGGTGATGAGCAGCTCGTGCCCTATCATCGGGCTGAGGCCGTCCGGGCAGAAGACCACCGTCGACTGGCGCAAGCTCCTGGACGCGCCGGCAACCAcggtcggcggcgcgggtcTGGACCAGCAGTACGCGAACGTGATCGTTTCCGcggagcagctgctgcagaTGGAGGCCGAGGGACGGCAAGAGGAGGCCAACGCGGAGCGCGCCGAGATGTACGAGATGCTGCCGGCGAAGCTCCGTGCGGCGGTGCGGTCCAAGCTCCGCGATTGGTGGCGGGACCCGGGCCCGCTGGACGCCGGCCTGGCGCAGGGGTGGAAGGACGCGGTGGACCGCATCATGGCGTGGCTGGGCCCGATGGCGCGCGACACGGTGCAGTGGCAGGCGGAGCGGAACATGGACCGGACGcggcgcttcgacggcggGCCGCGGGTGTACGCGCTGCAGACGCTCCGGTGGGCGGACAAGGAGAAGGCCGAGGCGGCGCTCGTCGAGGTGCTCGTCGCGCTCAGCTGCGTCTGCTGGtacgaggagcggcggcgcggctccGTCCGCCTCTGA